One window from the genome of Rhodococcus sp. ABRD24 encodes:
- a CDS encoding MerR family transcriptional regulator: protein MTAVRQQAATGMSIGTVLDRLRPDFPDVTISKIRFLEAEGLVSPERTPSGYRRFSIEDCERLRFVLTAQRDQYLPLKVIKEQLEAIDSGVATVGAVDAAPRRPRTLAIAPGEVSPDEFRVDREVRISREDLISRSGIDERFLGELLRSALVVPGPAGFFDEDAVTLARTAKAMSDFGLEVRHLRAFKLAADREAGLVAQIAGPVAKGRDAGARDRAEEMVRELAALSLTLHTCLVKSAVRGALDR from the coding sequence ATGACCGCCGTGCGGCAGCAGGCCGCCACGGGTATGTCGATCGGCACGGTGCTCGATCGACTTCGTCCGGATTTCCCGGATGTCACGATATCGAAGATCCGGTTCCTCGAAGCTGAAGGACTGGTCAGTCCCGAACGCACGCCGTCCGGGTACCGGAGGTTCTCGATCGAGGACTGTGAGCGGCTGCGTTTCGTGCTCACGGCGCAGCGGGACCAGTACTTGCCACTCAAGGTGATCAAGGAACAGCTCGAGGCGATCGACAGTGGCGTCGCGACCGTCGGTGCCGTCGATGCGGCTCCACGACGGCCTCGCACACTGGCGATCGCCCCGGGCGAGGTATCGCCGGACGAGTTCCGGGTCGATCGAGAGGTGCGCATCAGCCGGGAAGACCTGATCTCGCGTTCCGGTATCGACGAGCGGTTCCTGGGCGAACTGCTGCGTAGTGCGCTCGTCGTTCCCGGACCGGCAGGCTTCTTCGACGAGGATGCCGTGACGCTGGCCCGGACCGCAAAGGCGATGTCCGACTTCGGTCTCGAGGTTCGGCATCTGCGGGCCTTCAAGTTGGCTGCAGATCGTGAGGCCGGCCTCGTTGCGCAGATTGCCGGGCCCGTTGCGAAAGGGCGAGATGCCGGAGCCCGGGATCGTGCCGAAGAAATGGTGCGGGAGCTGGCCGCTCTGTCGCTGACTCTCCACACATGCCTTGTCAAGTCCGCTGTGCGGGGCGCTCTCGATCGCTGA
- the garA gene encoding glycogen accumulation regulator GarA has protein sequence MSENGNDAVYGETPAETTSVFRADFLSELDTASSQTAEAPVSGVEGLPAGSALLVVKRGPNAGSRFLLDQPTTSAGRHPDSDIFLDDVTVSRRHAEFRQDDDEFQVVDVGSLNGTYVNREPVDSAVLANGDEVQIGKFRLVFLTGPRGNSGGPQIGESAAGAGNQ, from the coding sequence GTGAGCGAGAACGGCAACGACGCGGTTTACGGTGAGACACCGGCCGAGACCACATCGGTATTCCGTGCTGATTTTCTCAGCGAGTTGGACACCGCTTCATCCCAGACGGCCGAGGCTCCGGTCTCCGGAGTCGAGGGACTGCCGGCCGGGTCCGCGCTGCTCGTCGTCAAGCGGGGGCCGAATGCCGGCTCTCGTTTCCTGCTCGATCAGCCGACGACCTCGGCCGGGCGGCACCCGGACAGTGACATCTTCCTCGATGACGTCACCGTCAGCCGCCGTCACGCGGAGTTCCGTCAGGATGACGACGAGTTCCAGGTGGTCGACGTGGGCAGCCTGAATGGCACCTATGTCAACCGCGAGCCGGTGGACTCGGCGGTTCTCGCAAACGGTGACGAGGTGCAGATCGGCAAGTTCCGGCTCGTCTTCCTCACCGGCCCGCGCGGAAACTCCGGCGGCCCCCAGATCGGTGAGTCCGCGGCTGGTGCAGGAAACCAATGA
- a CDS encoding DUF881 domain-containing protein has translation MSDNEHRPDPRHDPRPEGRHELRPAAPARSRARLGFGLLAVLLMVALGIAIATQVSSTGSGDSLDSARPADLLTVLGNLNQREAALRQEIAGIEQTLSTLQAGGGSAGAALDEAKARLAALSIQVGTVAATGPGVILSIDDPGKSVGSEVLLDLIQELRAAGAEAIEIAGSGSAPIRIGVDSWVSGSGGKVTIDGQAVSAPYKIVAIGDPPTLAAALNIPGGVVDTVARSGGRLRIEQSPQVTVAALREMKPRQYAQPGN, from the coding sequence ATGTCGGACAACGAACATCGTCCCGATCCCCGCCACGATCCGCGGCCCGAGGGACGCCACGAACTCCGCCCCGCCGCGCCGGCGAGGAGTCGCGCGCGTCTCGGGTTCGGACTGCTGGCGGTGCTGCTGATGGTGGCACTGGGGATCGCGATCGCCACCCAGGTGAGCAGTACCGGTTCCGGTGACAGCCTGGACTCCGCGCGACCCGCGGATCTGCTGACCGTGCTGGGCAATCTCAACCAGCGCGAGGCCGCTCTGCGGCAGGAAATTGCGGGTATCGAACAGACGCTGTCGACCCTGCAAGCCGGCGGCGGCAGCGCCGGCGCCGCGCTGGACGAGGCGAAGGCGCGGCTGGCGGCGCTGTCGATCCAGGTCGGCACCGTCGCTGCGACGGGCCCCGGGGTGATCCTGTCCATCGACGATCCTGGGAAGTCAGTGGGCTCCGAGGTGCTGCTGGACCTGATCCAGGAACTGCGTGCAGCGGGGGCCGAGGCGATCGAGATCGCAGGGTCCGGATCCGCACCGATCCGCATCGGCGTCGACTCGTGGGTCAGCGGCAGCGGCGGGAAGGTGACGATCGACGGACAGGCGGTGAGTGCTCCCTACAAGATCGTCGCGATCGGTGACCCGCCGACGCTCGCGGCCGCCCTGAACATTCCCGGCGGTGTCGTCGACACCGTCGCTCGCAGTGGAGGGCGGCTGCGGATCGAACAATCGCCGCAGGTCACGGTGGCCGCCTTGCGGGAGATGAAACCACGCCAATACGCTCAACCCGGAAACTGA
- a CDS encoding MerR family transcriptional regulator — protein sequence MGDRPQEHQLNLASTDEASVVAPIVDQETQPGLFPDDSIPDELVGYRVPSACQIAGITYRQLDYWARTNLVVPSIRGAAGSGSQRLYSFKDILVLKIVKRLLDTGISLQNIRVAVDHLRQRGVRDLARITLFSDGTTVYECMSAEEVVDLLQGGQGVFGIAVSGAMRELTGTIADFPAERADGGAAEQSPEDELASRRKNRGDRKTG from the coding sequence GTGGGAGATCGGCCGCAGGAGCACCAGTTGAATCTCGCGTCTACTGACGAGGCATCGGTCGTGGCGCCGATTGTCGATCAGGAAACGCAGCCAGGGTTGTTCCCCGACGATTCCATCCCGGACGAGCTCGTCGGCTACCGCGTACCGAGTGCATGCCAGATCGCCGGCATCACCTACCGTCAGCTGGACTACTGGGCCCGTACCAATCTGGTCGTGCCTTCGATCCGCGGCGCCGCCGGTTCCGGCAGCCAACGTCTGTACTCCTTCAAGGACATTCTCGTCCTCAAGATCGTCAAACGACTCCTCGACACCGGGATCTCACTGCAGAACATCCGGGTCGCGGTCGATCACTTGCGCCAGCGCGGTGTGCGCGACCTTGCTCGAATCACCCTGTTCTCCGATGGAACAACCGTTTACGAATGCATGTCTGCGGAAGAGGTCGTCGACCTGCTCCAGGGCGGTCAGGGAGTCTTCGGGATCGCGGTGAGCGGAGCTATGCGCGAGCTCACCGGCACCATCGCTGACTTCCCGGCCGAGCGTGCCGATGGTGGCGCGGCCGAGCAGAGTCCTGAGGACGAATTGGCGTCTCGCCGCAAGAACCGGGGCGACCGCAAGACCGGATAG
- a CDS encoding DUF1290 domain-containing protein: MKGGYALYGVLALIGGIVVGIVFSPQVPDAVQPYLPIAVVAALDAVFGGLRAYLDEIFDSKVFVVSFVFNVLVAALIVWLGDQLGVGTQLSTAIIVVLGIRIFGNAAALRRRLFGA, encoded by the coding sequence GTGAAAGGTGGTTACGCGCTCTACGGAGTGCTTGCATTGATCGGCGGGATCGTGGTCGGGATCGTGTTCAGCCCGCAGGTGCCCGATGCGGTGCAGCCGTACCTTCCGATTGCTGTGGTGGCTGCGCTCGACGCGGTGTTCGGCGGTCTGCGCGCCTATCTCGACGAGATCTTCGATTCGAAGGTCTTCGTCGTCTCGTTCGTCTTCAACGTCCTGGTCGCTGCGTTGATCGTGTGGTTGGGGGACCAGCTGGGCGTCGGAACGCAGCTCTCCACCGCCATCATCGTCGTTCTCGGTATCCGGATCTTCGGAAACGCCGCCGCATTACGCCGGCGTCTGTTCGGGGCGTGA
- the gcvH gene encoding glycine cleavage system protein GcvH: protein MSELATPADLRYTAEHEWVRRTGPASVRVGITDFAQSQLGDVVFVQLPAAGDVVTSGESFGEVESTKSVSDIYAPLTAKVVAVNTDLDGSPELVNTEPYGGGWLVDLEVEDEAALDEVLAGTLDADGYRAVSGS from the coding sequence TTGAGTGAGCTCGCTACCCCTGCCGATCTGCGCTACACAGCAGAGCACGAATGGGTTCGGCGTACGGGTCCGGCGTCGGTTCGTGTGGGCATCACGGACTTCGCGCAGTCTCAGCTCGGCGACGTCGTGTTCGTCCAGCTGCCCGCCGCCGGTGACGTCGTGACCTCTGGTGAGTCGTTCGGCGAGGTTGAATCGACGAAGAGCGTGTCCGATATCTACGCGCCGCTGACTGCCAAAGTTGTTGCCGTCAACACTGATCTGGACGGTAGCCCGGAGTTGGTGAACACCGAACCGTACGGCGGCGGGTGGCTCGTCGACCTCGAGGTCGAGGACGAGGCTGCGCTCGACGAGGTGTTGGCCGGAACTCTCGATGCCGACGGATACCGGGCGGTTTCCGGCAGCTGA
- a CDS encoding bifunctional nuclease family protein, which translates to MSEMRVIGIRVEQPQNQPVLLLRESDGDRYLPIWIGQTEATAIALEQQGVEPARPLTHDLIKDLLEAFGHALREVRIVDLQAGTFYADLVFDDDIRVSARPSDSIAIALRIGVPIFVEEAVLEEAGLVMPDEREDEVEKFKEFLESVSPDDFKATDG; encoded by the coding sequence ATGAGCGAGATGCGCGTGATCGGAATCCGTGTCGAGCAGCCGCAGAACCAGCCAGTGCTGCTTTTGCGTGAGAGTGATGGCGACCGCTATCTGCCGATCTGGATCGGACAGACGGAGGCTACCGCGATCGCGCTGGAACAGCAGGGTGTCGAACCGGCGCGCCCGCTGACGCACGACCTCATCAAAGACCTGCTGGAGGCGTTCGGTCACGCGCTGCGCGAGGTGCGCATCGTGGATCTGCAGGCAGGCACGTTCTACGCCGACCTGGTTTTCGATGACGACATCCGGGTTTCCGCGCGCCCATCCGATTCCATCGCGATTGCGTTGCGGATCGGAGTCCCGATTTTCGTCGAGGAAGCCGTCCTCGAGGAGGCTGGACTGGTGATGCCGGACGAGCGTGAGGACGAAGTCGAGAAGTTCAAAGAGTTCCTCGAGTCGGTGTCGCCGGATGATTTCAAGGCGACCGACGGCTGA
- a CDS encoding DUF881 domain-containing protein — translation MSGSPRQVRRNPVPSLLKSLMTEHLDPGYAGAANDRDQGHSKPTRVAAGVWIALGALLIGLVFGIAYAQATAGAPDASQERSEMLSKVRAAEERGRSLATNRDELTSRADEQRASALAGDAQGAEVLGQLRLLEAGAATEPVHGPGLVVTLTDLAARPDLSDSSQRVPGSPKAGVLDRDLQSVVNALWASGAEAVAVGDVRVGPAVTIRQAGGAMLVDNQPVPSPYRVSAIGPPGKLQTGFVVSDAFLRMSAVRDLYGVGFSIAETDDLSLPAAAGREIRFAQETGAP, via the coding sequence ATGAGCGGTTCGCCGCGACAGGTGCGGCGGAATCCGGTTCCGTCGCTGCTGAAGTCCTTGATGACCGAGCACCTCGATCCTGGGTATGCGGGCGCCGCGAACGACCGGGACCAGGGTCATTCGAAGCCCACGCGCGTCGCGGCGGGAGTGTGGATCGCGCTGGGCGCTTTGCTGATCGGACTGGTCTTCGGCATTGCGTACGCGCAGGCAACCGCGGGAGCGCCGGACGCGAGTCAGGAGCGCAGCGAGATGCTGTCGAAGGTGCGTGCGGCCGAGGAGCGTGGACGCAGCCTCGCGACGAACCGCGATGAATTGACCAGCCGCGCCGACGAACAGCGCGCCTCGGCGCTGGCGGGTGACGCACAGGGCGCCGAAGTGCTGGGGCAGTTGCGCCTGCTCGAGGCGGGCGCTGCAACGGAGCCGGTTCACGGTCCCGGGCTCGTGGTGACGCTGACGGACCTGGCGGCGCGTCCGGACCTGTCGGATTCCTCGCAGCGGGTGCCCGGATCACCCAAGGCCGGGGTGCTGGACCGTGACCTGCAGTCCGTGGTGAACGCGTTGTGGGCTAGCGGTGCCGAGGCAGTGGCGGTCGGCGATGTCCGGGTCGGCCCGGCGGTAACGATCCGGCAGGCGGGCGGCGCGATGCTGGTCGACAACCAGCCGGTGCCGTCGCCGTACCGGGTGTCGGCGATCGGTCCGCCGGGCAAGTTGCAAACCGGCTTCGTCGTGAGTGACGCATTCCTACGGATGTCGGCGGTCCGAGATCTGTATGGGGTGGGGTTCTCCATCGCCGAGACAGATGATCTGAGCCTGCCCGCCGCGGCGGGCCGTGAAATTAGATTCGCACAGGAAACGGGGGCACCGTGA